A single window of Rhodamnia argentea isolate NSW1041297 chromosome 5, ASM2092103v1, whole genome shotgun sequence DNA harbors:
- the LOC115742352 gene encoding basic leucine zipper 23-like codes for MDDGEVEASDHVLLPNVDSSSNLQSSASVDSFFDEFLKNTRTCTHTHTCNPPGPDAAHTHTCYHTHTQMFSSEDDERCNGKKPFSKVKRPAGNREAVRKYREKKKAHTAYLEEEVQKLRMLNQQLVRKLQVQAFLEAEVIRLRSLVVDLRGKIENELGAIPFQKPCNSSSIKEGDCGVQSGSGLVGLRCSTELLCFHPHTGSSSLAGVGRSDDTMVLWGGQNCQRVIGDCQVKANVGMNSDVHNSNTVENIVSTTSQVEQ; via the coding sequence ATGGATGATGGGGAGGTGGAGGCTTCGGATCATGTCCTGTTACCGAATGTCGACTCTTCGAGCAATCTCCAGAGCTCAGCCTCTGTGGACTCTTTCTTTGAcgagtttttgaaaaatactaggACTTGCACTCACACTCACACATGCAATCCTCCTGGTCCAGACGCTGCTCACACTCACACATGCTACCACACCCACACCCAAATGTTCTCGTCCGAAGACGATGAAAGGTGCAATGGGAAAAAGCCGTTCTCGAAGGTGAAAAGGCCTGCAGGTAATAGAGAGGCAGTGAGGAAGTAcagggagaaaaagaaggctCACACAGCTTACTTAGAGGAGGAAGTCCAGAAATTGCGTATGTTGAATCAGCAATTGGTTAGAAAATTGCAGGTTCAGGCATTTCTCGAAGCTGAGGTCATAAGGCTTAGAAGCCTTGTGGTAGACCTCAgaggtaaaattgaaaatgagtTAGGTGCTATCCCCTTTCAGAAGCCTTGCAATTCTTCGTCTATTAAGGAAGGTGATTGTGGGGTCCAGTCTGGCAGTGGACTGGTCGGGCTACGGTGTTCGACTGAGTTACTGTGCTTTCATCCTCACACGGGCTCGTCGTCTCTAGCAGGTGTCGGCAGGAGCGATGATACTATGGTCTTGTGGGGCGGACAAAACTGCCAGCGAGTAATTGGGGATTGTCAGGTCAAGGCAAATGTTGGCATGAATTCTGATGTACACAATTCGAACACGGTCGAAAATATCGTGTCAACCACTTCTCAAGTCGAACAATAG